In the genome of Neofelis nebulosa isolate mNeoNeb1 chromosome 6, mNeoNeb1.pri, whole genome shotgun sequence, one region contains:
- the LOC131515512 gene encoding olfactory receptor 1M1-like — MNCSRTPDFVLAGLSRGPGNRPVLFGVFLVLYLVSLLGNALLLLAIGADVRLHTPMYFFLSQLSLVDLCFTSTTAPKMLEDLWTSHGSISFSGCLSQLYFFAVFADMDSLLLTAMAIDRYASICHPLHYPLLMTPCRCGLLVGGLWGVAHFVSLVHILFLSQLYFYTNQEIPHFFCDFAPLFRLSCSDTHPNEILMMLLTGLLGIGPLLCIISSYTHIFQAVARVPSAQGKKKALATCSSHLSMVILFYSTVFATYLKPPSTSRSVGALAAAVMYTLVTPTLNPFIYSLRNKDVKSSLKRVLGIEGSWDYD, encoded by the coding sequence ATGAACTGCAGCAGGACCCCGGACTTTGTCCTGGCAGGGCTGTCCAGGGGCCCAGGGAACAGGCCAGTCCTCTTTGGTGTCTTCCTAGTACTCTACCTGGTAAGCCTCTTAGGAAACGCGCTCCTTCTGCTGGCCATCGGAGCTGACGTGCGCCTCCACactcccatgtacttcttcctcagcCAGCTCTCCCTGGTGGATCTCTGCTTCACTTCCACCACAGCCCCCAAAATGCTTGAGGATCTATGGACCAGCCACGGAtccatctctttctctggatGTCTGTCCCAATtatatttctttgctgtttttgctGATATGGACAGCCTGCTTTTGACTGCCATGGCTATCGACCGCTATGCTTCCATCTGCCATCCTCTGCACTACCCACTGCTAATGACACCTTGTAGATGTGGGCTGCTGGTGGGCGGGTTGTGGGGGGTGGCCCATTTTGTCTCTCTGGTGCACATCTTGTTTCTATcccagttgtatttctatactaACCAAGAGATTCCCCACTTTTTCTGTGATTTTGCTCCACTTTTTCGTCTTTCTTGCTCAGATACCCACCCTAATGAGATCCTAATGATGCTTCTGACCGGGTTGTTAGGAATTGGCCCTCTCCTCTGCATCATAAGCTCTTATACCCATATCTTCCAGGCTGTGGCTAGGGTTCCATCGGCACAGGGGAAGAAGAAAGCCCTGGCCACATGCAGCTCCCACCTCTCCATGGTCATCCTCTTCTACAGCACAGTCTTTGCCACCTACCTGAAGCCACCATCAACCTCTCGCTCTGTGGGGGCGCTGGCTGCCGCTGTCATGTATACCCTGGTAACTCCCACTCTCAACCCTTTCATTTATAGTCTGAGAAACAAGGATGTGAAGAGTTCACTGAAAAGGGTTCTGGGCATAGAGGGTTCATGGGATTATGACTAA